In Thermoanaerobaculia bacterium, the genomic window TCTTGCGCGCCGCCGCGATCGCGACGCCGTCCTAGAATCCCGTCATGGAGTTCGCCGGCCGGAACCGTGGGAGCGGGAAGGAACGACCCGGCGAGGGCGCCGTCTCGGTCCGCCGCGGGCGGCGCAGCGATCGCGAGTTCGTCCTCGGCATCGCTCGCCGGCTCGCCGACTTCGATCTCCCGGAGTGGCGGTCGTCGGCGGAGATCGTCGCGGGGGAAGCGCGCACGCTCGAAGGGTTCTTCCGCCAGCCT contains:
- a CDS encoding GNAT family N-acetyltransferase encodes the protein MEFAGRNRGSGKERPGEGAVSVRRGRRSDREFVLGIARRLADFDLPEWRSSAEIVAGEARTLEGFFRQPPPGMELLVAEAAGEPAGFALLETGRDYFDRREHAHLGILAVARESEGLGVGSALVGA